A region from the Drosophila ananassae strain 14024-0371.13 chromosome 2L, ASM1763931v2, whole genome shotgun sequence genome encodes:
- the LOC6500638 gene encoding NPC intracellular cholesterol transporter 2, whose translation MSQPVNIIRIILGLSLISALSVGATEVRECKDKPFPLSVNIADCDVPPCLVYKGTFAVMEVHFLGNNNNIKNITATTTAKVWGISTGYDLPEEISNVCINLLYGAMCPIDKDEDVTYQFNFYVDPIFPEVTADVTVNLNDDKGESITCFVVSCKIRKGATAAKSDSYLLD comes from the exons ATGTCCCAACCAGTTAACATTATTCGAATTATCCTGGGATTGAGTCTGATATCGGCGCTGTCAGTTGGCGCCACCGAAGTCCGAGAGT GTAAAGACAAGCCATTTCCGTTGAGCGTTAATATTGCTGACTGCGATGTCCCACCCTGCTTGGTATACAAAGGAACCTTTGCTGTTATGGAGGTCCACTTTCTGGGCA acaacaacaacattaagAATATCACTGCCACCACAACTGCAAAAGTGTGGGGCATAAGTACTGGCTACGATCTGCCAGAGGAAATATCCAATGTCTGCATAAATCTCCTGTATGGCGCCATGTGTCCTATTGACAAGGACGAGGATGTCACCTATCAGTTCAACTTCTATGTCGATCCAATATTTCCCGAAGTCACGGCCGATGTCACGGTTAATTTGAACGATGACAAAGGTGAGTCGATCACCTGCTTCGTGGTCAGTTGCAAAATCCGAAAGGGAGCCACTGCAGCGAAAAGCGACTCATAC
- the LOC6499925 gene encoding uncharacterized protein LOC6499925 isoform X2 gives MLLIICRSTKEELLADKYFGLVADVKEDGSYIIRGTFMLEDNWLRLKLYLPHYPALNGFELYVLEKFEYKLYTAENMTVQDDWQLEDFIDKLPQLLPPKKRIEIPKEMPPQGNIYADILALHKPNEYRLQINDTCTRIRFCEFVDFEKHYLELGLPSLELLDHSVPDCIPLGEMLEKSAHSLEEALVLFMKVLDDLRPFYENFMNIDELCHVLQPSPATTKHNSRVFPIKDRVYLKVTSLDPFACFGSMEIKIIGPTDEVSRLRHVLSDGLGNWDSELDMYKNLLRIFDLLFFPMPDWVDDQDQKKDEEDDEELRCNICFSYRLEKGEVPLVSCDNAKCVLKCHAACLKEWFQTQLEGKTFLEVSFGLCPFCKAKLSTSFAALLDE, from the exons ATGTTGTTAATAATTTGCCGGTCAACAAAGGAG GAACTTCTTGCGGATAAATATTTTGGACTTGTGGCTGATGTTAAGGAAGATGGATCCTATATCATACGCGGAACCTTTATGCTTGAG GATAACTGGCTTAGGTTGAAACTATACCTTCCTCACTACCCGGCTCTCAATGGCTTCGAGCTGTATGTTTTGGAAAAATTCGAGTACAAACTATATACAGCCGAAAATATGACAGTTCAGGACgactggcagctggaggattTTATCGACAAACTCCCACAGCTCCTGCCGCCAAAGAAACGTATAGAGATCCCAAAAGAAATGCCACCACAAGGAAATATATACGCTGACATCCTTGCACTGCACAAGCCCAACGAGTACCGTCTGCAGATAAATGATACATGCACTAGGATCCGTTTCTGCGAGTTTGTAGATTTTGAGAAACATTACCTTGAGTTGGGTCTTCCCTCTTTGGAGCTACTGGACCACAGCGTTCCAGACTGCATTCCACTAGGAGAAATGCTCGAGAAAAGCGCACATTCCCTAGAGGAAGCATTGGTGTTGTTTATGAAAGTGCTGGACGATTTGCGGCCCTTCTATGAAAATTTTATGAACATCGATGAATTGTGCCATGTCCTGCAACCATCGCCAGCTACCACGAAACACAATTCCCGGGTTTTTCCTATAAAAGATCGGGTTTACCTTAAAGTTACCAGTTTGGACCCCTTCGCCTGCTTCGGGTCCATGGAGATAAAGATTATTGGGCCCACAGACGAAGTGAGTCGCTTGCGGCATGTCCTCAGCGATGGACTAGGGAACTGGGATTCGGAATTAGATATGTACAAGAACCTGCTGCGTATTTTTGACTTGCTCTTCTTTCCCATGCCGGACTGGGTCGATGACCAAGACCAAAAGAAGGACGAAGAGGACGACGAGGAGCTGCGCTGCAATATATGCTTTTCCTACCGTTTGGAGAAGGGCGAGGTGCCCCTCGTATCCTGTGATAATGCGAAATGCGTTCTGAAGTGTCATGCAGCCTGCCTGAAGGAGTGGTTTCAAACTCAACTGGAGGGCAAGACCTTTCTGGAGGTATCCTTCGGTCTTTGTCCCTTTTGCAAGGCG AAACTATCCACTTCTTTTGCTGCCCTCTTGGATGAATAA
- the LOC6500635 gene encoding dimethyladenosine transferase 2, mitochondrial: MLFRRCSWILARCQYSTKAKRELKTRYSGEFPEKLLSRKQKAPAHMYIANSEAAQRIGQYLEPHLHQSGCDTVMELNPGTGHFTRHLLDRETQFRRIILLESMDHFMPRLQELHSLYPERVKVRQGDFVNLWKLVYMDKMDGGSRVMDLLNDVPRKAFNDDVNMLVFGAVGSYHFYKHLINSLIFQTSLYNLGRCEMILAMPPPIYIHLTCTNEIGYLIYRSTSILFQILFEHQFIAKVPREDFLPMQSNYTLTKGSKLGKVRSINPEYLYLVKFTPRRNLHELVQPQDLPALWFFIKQNFVSRRNRIIPNLEKWVPGCGPRLIINPHASEPLQPTYPDESPDKLPQYSSQSKTISPRHYYPGINIYTQFGDLGPSQMLALFSQFRQWPEYAESSFLASLENALLKLETATDEQNLEDGVTLPEEDDAETEELLEEESPAPVATAVKGRKKASS, from the exons ATGCTGTTTCGAAGATGCAGCTGGATTCTGGCCAGGTGCCAGTACAGTACCAAGGCAAAACGAGAGCTGAAAACCCGCTACAGCGGCGAGTTTCCGGAGAAACTGCTCTCCCGAAAACAGAAGGCGCCCGCTCACATGTACATCGCCAATTCTGAGGCGGCCCAGAGGATTGGCCAATACCTGGAGCCTCATCTGCATCAATCCGGCTGTGATACTGTCATGGAACTCAATCCAGGAACGGGTCACTTTACCCGGCATCTACTGGACAGGGAGACCCAGTTCCGCCGGATTATTCTACTCGAGAGTATGGACCATTTTATGCCGCGCCTCCAAGAACTGCATTCTCTTTACCCAGAGCGAGTGAAGGTGCGGCAGGGAGATTTCGTTAATTTATGGAAGCTCGTCTACATGGACAAGATGGATGGGGGTAGCCGCGTGATGGACCTCCTCAACGATGTGCCCCGAAAAGCCTTCAACGACG ATGTCAACATGCTGGTCTTTGGGGCAGTCGGCTCATATCACTTTTACAAGCATTTGATTAACTCGCTTATTTTTCAAACCAGCCTTTACAATTTGGGACGCTGTGAAATGATTCTGGCCATGCCACCACCCATTTACATT CATCTCACATGCACCAATGAGATTGGCTATCTTATATACCGGTCCACCAGCATACTGTTCCAGATCCTTTTCGAGCATCAGTTTATAGCCAAAGTGCCTAGGGAAGATTTCCTACCGATGCAATCCAATTACACTCTCACCAAGGGCAGCAAGTTGGGCAAGGTGCGGTCCATTAACCCGGAGTACCTCTACCTAGTGAAGTTCACGCCTCGTCGCAATCTTCACGAACTCGTTCAGCCCCAGGATCTACCTGCTCTCTGGTTTTTTATCAAACAAAACTTTGTTAGCCGACGCAACCGCATTATTCCCAATTTAGA GAAATGGGTGCCAGGGTGTGGCCCTCGACTGATTATAAACCCACACGCATCTGAGCCCCTCCAGCCCACCTATCCGGATGAGTCGCCTGACAAATTGCCACAGTACTCCAGCCAGAGTAAAACGATAAGTCCTAGGCACTATTATCCGGGAATTAATATCTATACCCAGTTCGGGGACCTTGGGCCCAGTCAAATGTTGGCCCTTTTTAGCCAGTTCCGACAGTGGCCGGAGTACGCCGAGAGCTCTTTCTTGGCCTCGTTGGAAAACGCTCTGCTTAAACTAGAAACGGCCACCGATGAGCAGAACTTGGAGGATGGAGTCACGTTGCCGGAGGAGGATGATGCAGAAACGGAGGAGCTTCTCGAAGAGGAAAGTCCAGCCCCAGTGGCTACGGCTGTCAAGGGCCGAAAAAAAGCTAGTTCCTAA
- the LOC6500634 gene encoding WD repeat-containing protein 61, translating into MFSLLHKEENAHDNALWACTWGRDTEPADPEDGTTEPEEENPFDFDKKDKRPKDFIVTGGLDDLVKVWDVREDNTLKLRHQLKGHALGVVSVAVSSDGQTIASSSLDSSMCLWDARTGDKKHLLTFGPVDLWTVGFSPCNKYVISGLNDGKISMYSVETGKAEQTLDAQNGKYTLSIAYSPDGKYIASGAIDGIITIFDVAAGKVAQTLEGHAMPVRSLCFSPNSQMLLTGSDDGHMKLYDVAHSDVVGTLSGHASWVLCVSFSEDGKHFASSSSDHSVKVWDTSERKCLHTFAEHSDQVWGVRYSPGNDKVASASEDKSLNIYYCPPNAIV; encoded by the exons ATG TTCTCGCTGCTGCACAAAGAAGAAAATGCGCACGATAACGCGCTGTGGGCCTGTACTTGGGGCCGGGATACAGAGCCGGCCGACCCAGAAGACGGCACCACCGAGCCCGAGGAGGAGAACCCCTTCGACTTTGACAAAAAGGATAAACGTCCAAAGGACTTCATAGTCACCGGTGGCCTCGACGACCTGGTGAAGGTGTGGGACGTGCGGGAAGACAATACGCTGAAGCTGCGACATCAACTCAAAGGCCACGCTCTGGGAGTCGTCTCGGTGGCAGTCAGTTCAGATGGTCAAA CCATTGCCAGCAGTTCCCTAGATTCTAGCATGTGCTTGTGGGATGCCCGAACTGGGGACAAAAAGCATCTGCTCACGTTTGGCCCCGTGGATCTTTGGACAGTGGGATTCTCGCCGTGCAATAAGTACGTAATCTCCGGGTTGAACGACGGCAAGATCTCAATGTACAGCGTAGAAACTGGAAAGGCAGAGCAAACCTTGGACGCCCAGAACGGCAAATACACACTGAGCATTGCCTAT AGCCCCGATGGCAAGTACATAGCCAGTGGGGCTATAGACGGCATCATTACTATCTTTGACGTAGCGGCGGGCAAGGTAGCTCAAACCTTGGAGGGCCATGCTATGCCCGTGCGGAGTCTGTGTTTCTCACCCAACTCCCAGATGCTTCTGACAGGCTCTGACGATGGTCACATGAAGCTTTACGATGTGGCGCACTCGGACGTGGTGGGAACTCTTTCTGGCCACGCATCCTGGGTGCTCTGCGTGTCCTTCTCGGAAGATGGTAAGCACTTTGCCAGCTCCTCCAGTGACCACAGTGTCAAGGTGTGGGACACGTCCGAACGCAAGTGTCTGCACACCTTTGCTGAGCACTCCGATCAAGTGTGGGGCGTGCGCTATAGCCCGGGCAACGATAAGGTGGCCTCCGCCTCCGAGGACAAATCGCTGAACATCTACTACTGTCCGCCAAATGCCATTGTGTGA
- the LOC6499925 gene encoding E3 ubiquitin-protein ligase FANCL isoform X3 produces MLEDNWLRLKLYLPHYPALNGFELYVLEKFEYKLYTAENMTVQDDWQLEDFIDKLPQLLPPKKRIEIPKEMPPQGNIYADILALHKPNEYRLQINDTCTRIRFCEFVDFEKHYLELGLPSLELLDHSVPDCIPLGEMLEKSAHSLEEALVLFMKVLDDLRPFYENFMNIDELCHVLQPSPATTKHNSRVFPIKDRVYLKVTSLDPFACFGSMEIKIIGPTDEVSRLRHVLSDGLGNWDSELDMYKNLLRIFDLLFFPMPDWVDDQDQKKDEEDDEELRCNICFSYRLEKGEVPLVSCDNAKCVLKCHAACLKEWFQTQLEGKTFLEVSFGLCPFCKAKLSTSFAALLDE; encoded by the exons ATGCTTGAG GATAACTGGCTTAGGTTGAAACTATACCTTCCTCACTACCCGGCTCTCAATGGCTTCGAGCTGTATGTTTTGGAAAAATTCGAGTACAAACTATATACAGCCGAAAATATGACAGTTCAGGACgactggcagctggaggattTTATCGACAAACTCCCACAGCTCCTGCCGCCAAAGAAACGTATAGAGATCCCAAAAGAAATGCCACCACAAGGAAATATATACGCTGACATCCTTGCACTGCACAAGCCCAACGAGTACCGTCTGCAGATAAATGATACATGCACTAGGATCCGTTTCTGCGAGTTTGTAGATTTTGAGAAACATTACCTTGAGTTGGGTCTTCCCTCTTTGGAGCTACTGGACCACAGCGTTCCAGACTGCATTCCACTAGGAGAAATGCTCGAGAAAAGCGCACATTCCCTAGAGGAAGCATTGGTGTTGTTTATGAAAGTGCTGGACGATTTGCGGCCCTTCTATGAAAATTTTATGAACATCGATGAATTGTGCCATGTCCTGCAACCATCGCCAGCTACCACGAAACACAATTCCCGGGTTTTTCCTATAAAAGATCGGGTTTACCTTAAAGTTACCAGTTTGGACCCCTTCGCCTGCTTCGGGTCCATGGAGATAAAGATTATTGGGCCCACAGACGAAGTGAGTCGCTTGCGGCATGTCCTCAGCGATGGACTAGGGAACTGGGATTCGGAATTAGATATGTACAAGAACCTGCTGCGTATTTTTGACTTGCTCTTCTTTCCCATGCCGGACTGGGTCGATGACCAAGACCAAAAGAAGGACGAAGAGGACGACGAGGAGCTGCGCTGCAATATATGCTTTTCCTACCGTTTGGAGAAGGGCGAGGTGCCCCTCGTATCCTGTGATAATGCGAAATGCGTTCTGAAGTGTCATGCAGCCTGCCTGAAGGAGTGGTTTCAAACTCAACTGGAGGGCAAGACCTTTCTGGAGGTATCCTTCGGTCTTTGTCCCTTTTGCAAGGCG AAACTATCCACTTCTTTTGCTGCCCTCTTGGATGAATAA
- the LOC6499926 gene encoding uncharacterized protein LOC6499926, producing MVHVRLLLICALSALFWKVARAQIAFVEDQDIDKKKANLAGRKPLYSPARCPKFQLLYPGDQQQQNDWVCDCAPATLYYPETDACYPAYRQGPCESGQMLVLYKERVIPECVKNPCSKDNHFMIRDTCYEFGNIKENPCPYKEATFVLGVNPTNLMVDCVKLSVHLITRIADDAEEAPPDYHLELAEKCSRGSRLLAQGKCS from the exons atggtCCATGTACGCCTGTTGCTGATCTGTGCGCTCTCCGCACTTTTTTGGAAAGTGGCGCGTGCCCAAATCGCCTTCGTCGAGGATCAAGACATTGATAAGAAGAAGGCCAACCTTGCG GGTCGCAAGCCACTCTACTCGCCGGCTCGGTGCCCCAAGTTCCAGTTGCTCTACCCGGgcgaccagcagcagcagaatgACTGGGTCTGCGACTGTGCCCCAG CCACTCTGTACTATCCGGAAACAGATGCCTGTTATCCGGCCTACAGGCAGGGACCCTGTGAATCCGGCCAAATGCTGGTGCTCTACAAGGAGCGGGTCATACCCGAGTGTGTGAAGAATCCTTGCTCGAAGGACAACCACTTCATGATCCGCGACACATGCTACGAGTTCGGGAACATAAAGGAGAATCCCTGTCCCTACAAAGAGGCAACCTTTGTGCTGGGCGTGAATCCCACAAACTTGATGGTGGACTGCGTTAAGCTGTCGGTGCATTTGATAACCCGCATTGCGGATGATGCAGAGGAGGCTCCACCAGACTACCATCTTGAGCTGGCCGAGAAGTGCTCTCGCGGCAGTCGTTTGCTGGCCCAGGGAAAGTGCTCTTAA
- the LOC6500636 gene encoding protein cereblon codes for MDDEETAENNSGQGHQNGEDQNGDSAIEDHRAAEEEDVFEDPVAAEVEVEANPLDPIDDAIQDDLSPLDPPSSDMSLESPGSEDDSDLEALPRWMIPQNRLRSAVDMMVSQARTQNGGIAALLNRDNFLQRVRSMVFSQERRRSRTSDDTSQDGGEQAEEPPQPIPRTPIDIDMEEGVRFDTNLPAEHSYFGNHLSRVPGVDYLEVGSTHHMLIFLHQHILFPGEVLPFMIDGSLFDDEMPGLDGLIFGVGFPLMQPPEDNPHKLYGVTCQVYEKGESGRQLVFYKSRALQRIVINCDDIQGPPQYIARNPTSKCFSKVKILPEYFLPEPLKCVDMGSMSRFRDIPSMRDKYRRYQLSSTPWPADACQEYAYEEIVERARKKLEIHKIDTMPRCPIQLSFWLVRNLHLTEKMMRLTFLTDSVNTRLQLIGSTLKEESLFYCRYCNSSLAYCSDLFAMSKHGVQTQYCNPEGYIHETNTVYRVMSHAIGYSGEPSTKFSWFPGYQWHIILCKFCAQHVGWEFKAVEPNLAPKVFFGLAGSSVRIGKASESTPVNGSSFVVRNMLRLISNEME; via the exons ATGGACGACGAGGAGACAGCAG AAAACAATTCTGGGCAAGGCCATCAAAATGGGGAGGACCAAAACGGGGACAGTGCAATAGAAGACCATCgggcggcggaggaggaggatgtcTTCGAGGATCCCGTGGCCGCAGAGGTCGAGGTGGAGGCAAACCCTCTGGATCCCATCGACGATGCTATCCAAGACGATTTAAGTCCGCTCGATCCTCCCAGCAGCGACATGTCTTTGGAAAGTCCAGGAAGCGAAG ACGACTCTGACTTGGAGGCCCTGCCCCGGTGGATGATCCCTCAGAACCGCCTGCGCTCCGCCGTGGACATGATGGTATCCCAAGCTCGTACTCAGAACGGCGGAATTGCTGCCCTTTTGAATCGGGACAACTTCCTGCAACGGGTGCGCAGCATGGTATTCAGCCAGGAGAGGCGGCGCAGTCGCACTAGCGACGATACCAGCCAAGATGGAGGAGAGCAAGCGGAGGAACCACCCCAGCCCATACCGAGAACACCCATCGACATTGACATGGAGGAGGGAGTGCGTTTCGACACAAACCTGCCGGCGGAACACTCCTATTTTGGCAACCATTTGAGCCGAGTGCCCGGTGTTGATTATTTGGAAGTGGGCAGCACCCACCACATGCTCATCTTCCTGCATCAGCACATCCTCTTCCCCGGCGAAGTGCTGCCCTTTATGATCGATGGCAGCCTGTTTGATGATGAGATGCCCGGATTGGATGGCCTAATCTTTGGAGTGGGCTTTCCTCTCATGCAGCCTCCCGAGGATAACCCTCATAAACTATATGGAGTTACTTGCCAGGTCTATGAGAAGGGGGAGAGTGGTCGCCAGTTGGTATTCTACAAATCGCGAGCTTTGCAGCGCATCGTCATCAATTGCGATGATATCCAAGG ACCTCCGCAATATATCGCCCGCAATCCGACGAGCAAGTGCTTCAGCAAGGTTAAGATTCTTCCCGAGTACTTTCTGCCAGAGCCACTGAAGTGCGTAGATATGGGCTCAATGTCCAGATTTAGAGACATCCCCTCGATGCGCGATAAATACCGACGCTATCAGTTATCCAGTACCCCCTGGCCCGCAGATGCCTGTCAGGAATATGCCTACGAGGAGATCGTAGAACGGGCTCGTAAGAAACTGGAGATACACAAGATTGACACCATGCCCCGATGTCCCATCCAGTTGTCTTTTTGGCTTGTGCGGAACCTACATCTTACCGAGAAGATGATGAGGCTAACCTTCCTTACGGATTCGGTCAACACGCGACTCCAGCTCATCGGCAGTACACTCAAAGAGGAATCCCTCTTCTATTGTCGCTACTGCAACAGCAGTCTAGCCTATTGTTCCGACCTATTTGCCATGTCCAAGCATGGGGTGCAGACACAGTACTGCAATCCCG AGGGCTATATACACGAAACTAACACCGTCTACCGCGTGATGTCGCATGCCATCGGCTACAGCGGTGAACCATCCACCAAATTCAGCTGGTTCCCCGGCTACCAGTGGCATATTATCCTTTGTAAATTCTGCGCTCAGCATGTTGGATGGGAATTCAAGGCGGTGGAACCCAATTTGGCACCCAAGGTTTTCTTCGGCTTGGCTGGCTCGAGTGTACGGATAGGAAAAGCCAGCGAGAGCACCCCAGTAAATGGGAGCAGCTTTGTGGTACGCAACATGCTACGACTAATCTCCAACGAGATGGAATGA
- the LOC6499925 gene encoding uncharacterized protein LOC6499925 isoform X1, translating into MVAKNPSFESLQELLADKYFGLVADVKEDGSYIIRGTFMLEDNWLRLKLYLPHYPALNGFELYVLEKFEYKLYTAENMTVQDDWQLEDFIDKLPQLLPPKKRIEIPKEMPPQGNIYADILALHKPNEYRLQINDTCTRIRFCEFVDFEKHYLELGLPSLELLDHSVPDCIPLGEMLEKSAHSLEEALVLFMKVLDDLRPFYENFMNIDELCHVLQPSPATTKHNSRVFPIKDRVYLKVTSLDPFACFGSMEIKIIGPTDEVSRLRHVLSDGLGNWDSELDMYKNLLRIFDLLFFPMPDWVDDQDQKKDEEDDEELRCNICFSYRLEKGEVPLVSCDNAKCVLKCHAACLKEWFQTQLEGKTFLEVSFGLCPFCKAKLSTSFAALLDE; encoded by the exons ATGGTCGCTAAAAACCCTTCGTTCGAATCTTTACAGGAACTTCTTGCGGATAAATATTTTGGACTTGTGGCTGATGTTAAGGAAGATGGATCCTATATCATACGCGGAACCTTTATGCTTGAG GATAACTGGCTTAGGTTGAAACTATACCTTCCTCACTACCCGGCTCTCAATGGCTTCGAGCTGTATGTTTTGGAAAAATTCGAGTACAAACTATATACAGCCGAAAATATGACAGTTCAGGACgactggcagctggaggattTTATCGACAAACTCCCACAGCTCCTGCCGCCAAAGAAACGTATAGAGATCCCAAAAGAAATGCCACCACAAGGAAATATATACGCTGACATCCTTGCACTGCACAAGCCCAACGAGTACCGTCTGCAGATAAATGATACATGCACTAGGATCCGTTTCTGCGAGTTTGTAGATTTTGAGAAACATTACCTTGAGTTGGGTCTTCCCTCTTTGGAGCTACTGGACCACAGCGTTCCAGACTGCATTCCACTAGGAGAAATGCTCGAGAAAAGCGCACATTCCCTAGAGGAAGCATTGGTGTTGTTTATGAAAGTGCTGGACGATTTGCGGCCCTTCTATGAAAATTTTATGAACATCGATGAATTGTGCCATGTCCTGCAACCATCGCCAGCTACCACGAAACACAATTCCCGGGTTTTTCCTATAAAAGATCGGGTTTACCTTAAAGTTACCAGTTTGGACCCCTTCGCCTGCTTCGGGTCCATGGAGATAAAGATTATTGGGCCCACAGACGAAGTGAGTCGCTTGCGGCATGTCCTCAGCGATGGACTAGGGAACTGGGATTCGGAATTAGATATGTACAAGAACCTGCTGCGTATTTTTGACTTGCTCTTCTTTCCCATGCCGGACTGGGTCGATGACCAAGACCAAAAGAAGGACGAAGAGGACGACGAGGAGCTGCGCTGCAATATATGCTTTTCCTACCGTTTGGAGAAGGGCGAGGTGCCCCTCGTATCCTGTGATAATGCGAAATGCGTTCTGAAGTGTCATGCAGCCTGCCTGAAGGAGTGGTTTCAAACTCAACTGGAGGGCAAGACCTTTCTGGAGGTATCCTTCGGTCTTTGTCCCTTTTGCAAGGCG AAACTATCCACTTCTTTTGCTGCCCTCTTGGATGAATAA
- the LOC6499927 gene encoding protein NDUFAF4 homolog — MGQLASKVIRKANRFNVENRAHRVLEREKPTPAPKFDSNLRDMERTLELDPKFVDKLNAKDATLDSRLKDVYVTSQDRFIKRVQERQAAEAAADTKEERVLPKDRKTPEDFEYGYLEPTRVTPGRCTLRQALQFINDHQLDPESWPVNKIANEYKLKEPHVENILHYFKTFNVYIPDQKYKDTLLTQAKQQFIENKSDSSK; from the exons ATGGGTCAACTGGCTTCAAAGGTGATCCGCAAGGCTAACCGCTTCAATGTGGAAAATCGCGCCCATCGTGTCTTGGAACGAGAGAAGCCAACACCGGCACCCAAATTTGATTCCAATTTGAGGGACATGGAGCGGACCTTAGAAC TTGACCCGAAGTTTGTAGATAAACTAAATGCCAAGGATGCCACATTGGACAGCCGATTGAAAGATGTTTATGTAACCTCGCAGGATCGATTT ATTAAGCGAGTTCAGGAGCGCCAGGCAGCGGAGGCGGCGGCAGACACAAAGGAGGAGCGAGTGCTTCCCAAGGACCGAAAGACTCCGGAAGACTTTGAATATGGTTACTTGGAGCCTACACGTGTCACCCCTGGAAGGTGTACGTTGCGGCAAGCCTTGCAGTTCATCAATGATCACCAGCTGGATCCGGAATCCTGGCCAGTTAATAAGATAGCTAATGAATACAAGCTCAAAGAGCCTCATGTTG AAAACATCCTAcattattttaaaacattCAACGTGTACATACCCGATCAGAAGTATAAGGATACGCTCCTCACGCAGGCTAAGCAGCAGTTTATTGAAAACAAATCCGATAgcagtaaataa
- the LOC6500637 gene encoding NPC intracellular cholesterol transporter 2 homolog a encodes MLRIVLGLALISVVSVGATEVRECKNKPFPLDVKIADCDEPPCVVYKGTYAVMEVHFLGNSNNIRSITATTTAKVLGMNLPYALPEDVSNVCINLLYGAICPIDKDEDVTYQFNFYVEPSFPEITADVTVTLNDVNGDAIACFVVSCKIRKGATAAISDSNLLA; translated from the exons ATGTTGCGAATTGTCCTGGGATTGGCTCTGATATCGGTAGTGTCTGTGGGCGCCACAGAAGTCCGGGAGT GTAAAAACAAACCTTTTCCGCTGGACGTTAAAATCGCAGACTGCGATGAACCACCTTGCGTGGTATACAAGGGAACCTATGCCGTGATGGAGGTGCACTTTCTGGGCA acagcaacaacatcagaaGTATCACCGCCACTACAACCGCGAAAGTTTTGGGCATGAATCTCCCATATGCTCTGCCCGAGGATGTGTCCAATGTCTGTATAAATCTTCTCTACGGCGCTATATGTCCCATTGACAAGGATGAAGATGTCACCTATCAGTTTAACTTCTATGTGGAGCCATCTTTTCCTGAAATCACGGCCGATGTCACAGTTACTTTGAATGATGTCAATGGAGACGCCATCGCCTGCTTCGTGGTCAGTTGCAAAATCCGAAAGGGAGCCACTGCGGCAATCAGCGATTCAAACTTGTTGGCCTAA